Proteins from one Gemmatimonadota bacterium genomic window:
- a CDS encoding co-chaperone GroES, which translates to MIPVGDRIVVKPEQGENKSKGGILVPEMAKERPVRGTVIGLGTSVNAMVLREGVIVVYGQYSGTEVEVGGEKLLVLREADIFGVVQ; encoded by the coding sequence TTGATCCCGGTCGGGGATCGGATCGTGGTGAAGCCGGAACAGGGCGAGAACAAGTCCAAGGGCGGCATTCTGGTGCCGGAGATGGCCAAGGAGCGCCCGGTGCGCGGGACCGTGATCGGGCTGGGCACCAGCGTGAACGCGATGGTGTTGCGTGAGGGCGTGATCGTGGTCTACGGCCAGTACTCCGGCACCGAGGTCGAAGTCGGCGGCGAGAAGCTGCTGGTCCTGCGGGAAGCGGACATCTTCGGGGTCGTGCAGTGA
- a CDS encoding HNH endonuclease, producing MPLHPLGAFQPSKSGRPRSRDGDPSCRGGSTKRLPTGYVLEYSPDHPGSARSGHVYQHRLVAECSLGRLLLPGEQVHHRNEIPWDNRPENLEVLSTSEHCRRHSAIRYRTPMKPLTDDQVHIALAGRTIRAAVQLLGCSVTLLYARFRHLLQSQRASSTGHLPSKPDDAG from the coding sequence ATGCCTTTGCACCCACTGGGCGCATTTCAGCCAAGCAAGAGCGGACGTCCACGATCACGGGACGGCGATCCTTCGTGTAGGGGTGGTAGTACCAAGCGCCTCCCCACGGGGTACGTCCTCGAATACTCTCCAGATCATCCGGGGTCTGCCCGGTCTGGTCACGTTTACCAGCATCGTCTGGTTGCCGAGTGCTCTCTGGGCCGCCTTCTACTTCCCGGCGAACAGGTACATCACCGCAACGAAATTCCGTGGGACAACCGACCGGAGAACTTGGAAGTACTTTCGACATCGGAGCACTGTCGTCGCCACTCTGCGATTCGCTACCGCACTCCGATGAAGCCACTAACCGACGATCAGGTACATATTGCGCTAGCCGGGCGAACCATCCGGGCGGCAGTCCAGTTGCTTGGGTGTTCCGTGACCCTTCTGTACGCACGATTTCGCCACCTACTTCAATCTCAGAGGGCGTCTTCCACTGGCCATCTCCCGTCAAAACCGGATGATGCTGGCTGA